The Streptomyces armeniacus genomic interval TCGCCGCCGTCGGTCGGCGTGCTCTCGCTGCCGGGCTCGGACGAGGCGGGGGCCGGGGACGACGCCGACGGCGAATCCTTGGCTCCGGTGTCCTCCTTCTCGTCGTCGCTGCCGCAGGCAGAGACCCCGAGCCCCATGGTGACCAGAGCGGCCGTGAACACGATACGTCCCTTGTGCACTGCTTTTACCTCACTGCTAAGTGAGCTGCGCCGATACGGCAGCTCGAATGTTCGATGCGTCAGGAAATGACGGGCGACACAGCCGGACACGCCAGAGCGGCTGGTCAACAGCGCTACGTCGCCGAGGTTCAGAGTGACACACCCCGGAATACGGCGGGCACACGCCGGGAATACGCCGGGGCTCGGCGCACGGCTCAGCGGATCCTGGCTCCCACGGCAGCCGCCTCGTCGGCCAGGTTCCTCGCGGCCGTGTCGTCTCCCGCCGAGGCCCGCAGCCGGGCGAGCTTCTGCAGCACGCCCGCGAGCAGGTACGGGTAGTCGATACGGCGGGCCACCTCGACCGCCTGTTCCCCCTGCCGGATCGCGGCCTCCAGGTCAGGGCGCTCGTACAGCCGGAGATCCAGCAGGTCGACGAGCACGCGGGTCTCGAACAGGGGGTCGTGGATGGCGCGCGCGATCTCGGCGCCTTCGAGCAGCCGGCGGCGCGCGTCGGCGTACTCGCCCCGGGCCAGATGGAGGCAGCCCCAGGCGTGGGCGAGGTAGAACGCGCCCGAGGGCCCGATGTCCCTGGCGTACGCGCTCAGTTCCGTGAACGACTCCTCCGCCTCCGCGTGCCGGCCGAGCGCCAGCTGTGCCTGCCCGAGCCAGTAGGTGTCCCGCGCGATCAGGGTCCGGATCCCCTGCTTCCGCGCCCCGGCGACGATCTCCGCGAGGACCTCCACCGCCGCTTCCGGCCGCCCCGCCTGCAGGTGAGCGAGGCCGACCTGGGAGTACGCGTGGAGCGCCGCGGCGGCCTGCCCGCTCGCGTTGAGCCGCTCGTACGCCTCGCTGCCCGCCGTGATCGCCTCGGTCAGATGTCCGTTGGGCACGAGGAAGAAGGGCGCGTTGCTCAGCGCCTCCAGATAGCCCCGCCGGTCCCCGATCCGCTCGAACAGGCCCATGGCCTCGGTGTTGCACTCTTCGGCCGGGCCGTACTGGCGCCGGGTGTAGCGCAGTCCGGCCATCGAGATGAGCAGTCTGGCCCGGCCCCGCATGTTGCCCGCGTCCTTGGCCAGGCGCATCGCCGTCTCGTAGCACTCCTGCCAGTCGTCGAAGTACCGCTCCGTCTCGAACAGCGTGTGCCCGCCCACGGCCAGCTCCCAGCAGAGCTCGTCCCTGCCCAGCTCCGCGGCCTGCCGCACACCTGTCACCAGCGGGACGCGCTCCGCGTCCAGCAGCGCCATCAGCGGTGCGGAAGGCGGCACGCTCGCCTCCACCCGCTCCGGCCGCCACCGGGCGGCGTCCCGCTGGAACATGTTCTGCCCCATGTGGTCGCGGTCGGCGATGTCCGTGAGGGCCAGGAGGGCGCTGAGAACGCGTTCGACGGCCTCGTTCCGGTCCCGCACCGGCTCGTCCAGCTCCGCGCGCTCCCTCGCGTAGGCGCGGATCAGGTCGTGGAAGCCGTAGCGTGCCTGCCCGTTCGTGGTTCCGGTGACGTCGAGCAGATGGACGTCGACCAGATCGTCGAGGAGTTCCTGGGCCTCGCGCAGATCCGTGTCGACCGCGGCCGCCGCCGCCCAGAGCGGGAAGTCGGGCGCCTCCAGCAGCCCGAGGAGCCGGAACAGCCGCTGTGCCTCGGGCCGCAGCCCTTCGTAGCTCAGCCCGAAACTGGCCCGTACCTCGAGATCGCGGTAGCGGAGCGCGTCCAGCCGGTGCTGTTCGTCCGCCAGCCGCGCCACGAGGTCCCCCACGCGCCAGTGCGGCCGTGACACCAGAAGCGACCCGACGATGCGCAGCGCGAGCGGCAGCCGCGCACAGAGCCGTACCAGATCGGCCAGCTCCGCCGGGGCGGCCGAGGCCAGCCGGTCGCCTGTGCAGTTGCGCAGCATGGCCCGACCGTCGGCCTCGGACATCTCGCGTAGCTCGACCCGGTGCGCGCCGCCGAGACCGCCCAGCCGTACGCGGCCGGTGACGATCACTCCGCACGTGCCGCTGGCGGGCATCAGGGGAGCGAGCTGCTCCTCGTCGTACGCGTCGTCGAGCACCACCAGGATCCGGCGCTCCGCGAGCATGCCGCGGTAGAGATCCGTACGCTCCTCCGGATCGTCCGGCACAGCGGTGGCGGGCACCCCCAGCGCACGCAGGAAGCGGCCGAGCACGGCGACCGGGTCCACCGGCTGGGTACGCGCGCCGTCCAGCACCGCGAACAGCTGTCCGTCGGGATACGCGGCTCTGAGACGGTGCGCGGCCTGCACCGCGAGCGCGGTCTTGCCGGTCCCTCCGGGGCCGGAGATCGTCATCACCGCGGCCGGCTCGTCGGCGGCGCGGTCCTTGCGCAGCACCGCGTCGACCTCCTCGAGCTCCGCACGCTGGCCGCTGAAGTCGCCGAGCGTCGGAGGCAGCATCCGGGCGCTGTTGACGCTCTGGTGCTCGCGCTCCGCGTCCGCGACCGCCGCACCCGGCACGGGGCCGTCGGGGTTCTCGGGACTCTCGGGGCCCTCGGTGAGGATGGTCTGGTGCAGGTCCCGCAGCTTCTGTCCGGGCTCCAGACCGGTCTCCTCGGCCAGGATGTCGCGGACCTGGCGGTAGGACTGCAGCGCGTCCGCCCGACGGCCGCAGCGGTACAGCGCGAGCATGAGCTGCGCCCACATCCGCTCGCGGAACGGGTGCTCCATCGTCAACGCGGTCAGCTCGCCGAGAAGCTCGCCGTGCCGGCCGAGCCGGAGGTCGACGTCGATCCGCTCCTCGAGTGCGCCGAGCCGCAGCTCGTCGAGGCGGGCGGCCTCCGAGGTCAGGGCCGGGACGTCGGCGATCCCGGCGAACGCGGGTCCCCGCCAGAGGCCCAGCGCCTCGTCGAAGAGCCGCCGCGACCGTTCGGGATCACCGGCCGCCAGCGCCGCCCGGGCCGAGCCCGCCAGATCCTCGAAACGCGCCGCGTCCAGCTCGTCCCGGCCGGCGCGCAGCAGATACCCCTGGCCCTGCCTGGTGATGCGCTCCGCGTCCCCGAGGTGCTGCCGCAGCCGGTGGACGTAGGTCTGCACGTTCTTGGCGGCGCTCTTGGGCTGCGCCTCGCCCCAGATCGCCTCGGCCAGCGCGTCATCGGTGACCGGCCGGCCCTGCCGGCACAGCAGGACCGCCAGCAGCACGCGTCCTTTCGGTGTGCCCAGCTCCAGCGGTACGCCGGCCCGCCACACGGTCAGTGGGCCCAGTACGCCGAAGTCCACAACCACCCACCCACCCTTTCGACGGCAACTGTAACGGCCGCCGGCCCGTCGCCGGCCCGTCGCCGGCCCGCCGGAGACGGCCCCGGCACCATGATCAACTCGACGGCAGCGGCCGTCGGCGCGGGCCTCGTGAAGCACGGGATCTGACGAACTGCGCTGGGAAAACGGGCGTGTTGAGCACCGCCCGGCGGGGGAGTGCGCGATCATCACCGCGAGATGCCGCACACCACGCAGGACCGCACCGCCGGGTTCCAAGAAGCGCCCCCCGACACGCCCCTCAGCACCGAGAACCGGGGGTGTCTCTACGCACTCTCCCAGCCGCCGCTGATGTTCTTCCTCGCCTTCATCGGCGCCCTGCTGGCGATCACCGGCTTCTACGATCTGTTCCTGCTCTGACGCGGCTCAGCCGGGGGTGTCCGCGGACTCCCGCTGGCGCGCCCGGTACGCCGCCACGTGCAGCCGGTTCCCGCAGGTGCGGCTGTC includes:
- a CDS encoding AfsR/SARP family transcriptional regulator, giving the protein MVVDFGVLGPLTVWRAGVPLELGTPKGRVLLAVLLCRQGRPVTDDALAEAIWGEAQPKSAAKNVQTYVHRLRQHLGDAERITRQGQGYLLRAGRDELDAARFEDLAGSARAALAAGDPERSRRLFDEALGLWRGPAFAGIADVPALTSEAARLDELRLGALEERIDVDLRLGRHGELLGELTALTMEHPFRERMWAQLMLALYRCGRRADALQSYRQVRDILAEETGLEPGQKLRDLHQTILTEGPESPENPDGPVPGAAVADAEREHQSVNSARMLPPTLGDFSGQRAELEEVDAVLRKDRAADEPAAVMTISGPGGTGKTALAVQAAHRLRAAYPDGQLFAVLDGARTQPVDPVAVLGRFLRALGVPATAVPDDPEERTDLYRGMLAERRILVVLDDAYDEEQLAPLMPASGTCGVIVTGRVRLGGLGGAHRVELREMSEADGRAMLRNCTGDRLASAAPAELADLVRLCARLPLALRIVGSLLVSRPHWRVGDLVARLADEQHRLDALRYRDLEVRASFGLSYEGLRPEAQRLFRLLGLLEAPDFPLWAAAAAVDTDLREAQELLDDLVDVHLLDVTGTTNGQARYGFHDLIRAYARERAELDEPVRDRNEAVERVLSALLALTDIADRDHMGQNMFQRDAARWRPERVEASVPPSAPLMALLDAERVPLVTGVRQAAELGRDELCWELAVGGHTLFETERYFDDWQECYETAMRLAKDAGNMRGRARLLISMAGLRYTRRQYGPAEECNTEAMGLFERIGDRRGYLEALSNAPFFLVPNGHLTEAITAGSEAYERLNASGQAAAALHAYSQVGLAHLQAGRPEAAVEVLAEIVAGARKQGIRTLIARDTYWLGQAQLALGRHAEAEESFTELSAYARDIGPSGAFYLAHAWGCLHLARGEYADARRRLLEGAEIARAIHDPLFETRVLVDLLDLRLYERPDLEAAIRQGEQAVEVARRIDYPYLLAGVLQKLARLRASAGDDTAARNLADEAAAVGARIR